From Algoriphagus sp. NG3, the proteins below share one genomic window:
- a CDS encoding contractile injection system tape measure protein, with protein MGSHLIHTQVIEAGFGNKTAALAGQKSLQEIYYQHLIPVMEQVMDEYDQVGNPIRIEKLDLDLGRIPKDLPVDLMQQRLRNALEEQLRKIFVEQSYLNPDKYKDSASTQKKAEESLESDWEILVYFLQKGTLPWFASAKIGFSLAQIFHRILDQNPDRLKSWLAKNPISWVTSRRIAQLVRPKNMNQVLGKLEVDFGSESDLSSISQILLVYAKNKFITKEEIQKTLAVFLVFATYGKDGEFKSFLTEGFKLLSDKISKKEALFADFLIKLMWITFQQRPNYTKEEKQHFHRELQKIYKQRKIALKTNLGDFWDKVYASIVQIPSNKKNLFTTENLFINQQNQDKSALKHLNFKEDEKTVIHNAGLVLTAAFLPRFFTNLGLVKSGKFISDPAQSTAVIVLQSMMPEQQEWEEPDLLLNKILCGINTAETIDFTAELNPEFLKETNLLLESMATQWTALKSKSGKMVSEGFFAREGILKKVHKGYQLHIQRMAFDILLDRLPWSIGIIKLPWMEETISVEW; from the coding sequence ATGGGCAGTCACTTGATCCATACACAGGTAATAGAAGCTGGATTTGGAAACAAAACAGCTGCTCTTGCTGGGCAAAAAAGCCTTCAGGAAATCTATTACCAACATTTGATACCTGTCATGGAGCAAGTGATGGATGAATACGATCAAGTGGGAAATCCCATCCGTATTGAAAAGCTAGACTTGGATCTGGGCAGAATCCCCAAGGATCTTCCGGTGGATCTGATGCAACAGCGATTACGAAATGCGCTGGAAGAGCAACTGAGAAAAATCTTTGTGGAGCAAAGCTACCTGAACCCAGATAAATATAAAGACTCAGCTTCAACACAAAAGAAAGCGGAAGAGTCTTTGGAATCTGATTGGGAAATTCTGGTTTATTTCCTTCAAAAAGGAACCCTGCCTTGGTTTGCAAGTGCCAAAATTGGATTCTCGCTGGCTCAAATCTTCCACAGGATTTTAGATCAAAATCCAGATCGGCTAAAGTCTTGGCTAGCTAAAAATCCCATTTCCTGGGTCACTTCTAGAAGAATCGCCCAGTTAGTCCGACCAAAGAATATGAACCAAGTTCTTGGAAAATTAGAAGTTGATTTTGGTTCTGAATCAGACCTCTCATCCATATCCCAAATTCTTTTGGTTTACGCTAAAAATAAATTCATCACTAAAGAAGAAATCCAAAAAACACTGGCAGTATTTTTAGTATTTGCCACCTATGGCAAGGATGGTGAATTCAAATCCTTCCTTACTGAAGGATTTAAGCTTCTGTCAGATAAAATCTCCAAAAAAGAAGCACTCTTTGCTGACTTTTTAATCAAGTTAATGTGGATAACATTCCAGCAGCGACCAAACTATACAAAAGAAGAAAAACAACATTTTCATCGGGAACTTCAAAAAATTTATAAACAAAGAAAAATCGCATTAAAAACTAATCTTGGAGATTTTTGGGATAAAGTCTATGCATCAATCGTTCAAATACCTTCGAACAAAAAAAACTTATTCACAACTGAAAATCTTTTCATTAATCAGCAAAATCAAGATAAATCCGCATTAAAACATCTCAATTTTAAAGAAGACGAAAAAACAGTTATCCACAATGCAGGATTGGTGCTGACTGCTGCATTTTTACCCAGATTTTTTACAAATCTGGGGTTAGTAAAAAGCGGAAAATTCATCTCAGATCCCGCACAATCTACAGCTGTTATCGTTCTCCAGTCCATGATGCCGGAGCAACAGGAATGGGAAGAGCCGGACTTGCTTTTGAATAAAATCTTATGTGGAATAAATACAGCAGAAACTATTGATTTCACGGCAGAGCTAAACCCGGAATTTCTCAAAGAAACAAATCTTCTTTTGGAAAGCATGGCCACTCAGTGGACAGCCTTAAAAAGCAAATCAGGAAAGATGGTATCCGAAGGGTTTTTCGCCAGAGAAGGAATTCTAAAAAAAGTGCATAAAGGCTATCAACTACACATTCAGCGAATGGCTTTTGACATACTTCTGGACAGACTTCCATGGAGTATAGGCATTATCAAATTGCCCTGGATGGAAGAAACAATATCAGTGGAATGGTAA
- a CDS encoding Ig-like domain-containing protein: MSQIISTYPIFEGSQVLTSAQLNQLTAYLDQQGRLTRSKLIGMGIVCGMQVQPYPQGLQITKGLGITSEGFLIQAGNFNATHYRPYSLPEGVDYNPFKNEDYEASLFELLTEVPTDSTAVKKLNNPANFLNDKYVLIFIEIFDKDLKSCLGNACDDRGQDRLFTLRRLVVTGSDLDKILTKSSNVKSPFPSVLDLPEFSVQKPLFYPGKPESNEYGAFVNYYQKLIGLTLSKDFFEALSLSYKLFEPILSKSYSFENPLESGAIQNKIADIMAMVEASPDDIQGIQYLLDFAKELVKAYSEFRKSAMELWYNCVTDSSLFPLHLMLGRAITSSETQAQFLKYRHGFVQPPIFNLQKLLAETCIQRHRRMIMLIEKLETGIFKKGESEKFPIKITPSGEKLGILGDRAIPYYYEIKSKSAVSKWFSLEENWADPGNFQMHSTYRVGIQSYDNQPDEEVTEAKSPLETPLFYDIESYPFLRIEGHLNKEIDAAVNQIKKLILQFNLPIHVEVLHLGESEETEYLEDCGWNDLQEEYAFQRRIVAGFIQDLKELFDYATEYAKQEDGEDDFTKDEFYLIASETLELLLSMAKALPECLKDLNWLAFQNAYKQLLQLLIDFVLIEQKLLQEIKVKDGNEKELEFINGIMARLSPFLYQILDLLFFAKLQRVYVSYQSRIKVLIQSNQFANYLKKHNGLTHEAGVYKNGTFFLLHDPKQKRIIGDFSLPYYCCECTPCIEPCGENSIVLPPFARPDYAIAFTERQIRIDITGNDFLTNGREYEVILVGDSSAQNGKVEKDPESNSFRYTSASGFTGIDSFQYILRDKVSRESDQGKVTIWVRGEQGCYSIDVLNCWGIDRVRETLKIREIEASDEPDARAVELLLGDLNKTNGFTLDEIRSNVLEDQESRIRLLSCLNITTDGLSYEQLEQAILNHQAKNCGGIINPDCTSMGVRGRVVTVDGSSMYEVRVSIKDTEIETYTSDNGTYEIQFPSPNQTVLFEQKGFENQEVKVCSQEVVNITMVPRAIPARECYSTEIISDWDGEFIQILARTRGVTYSSSNSELTYANLLESLRSTAGFTSTELRESLANNPGFLRMILESVGTDTSSLSPEEYANYIEEYQSYYCGASRREAIIIDATRLPEDELRKYLDAKNVVYLPGADKNVLVETFKASTTDSSISRKDLELFKKDTLLKISEEKSIEVATSDTKAKLIDKLLGK; encoded by the coding sequence ATGAGCCAGATCATTTCAACTTATCCGATTTTTGAAGGAAGCCAAGTGCTCACCAGCGCCCAGCTCAACCAACTCACAGCCTACTTAGATCAACAGGGAAGGCTCACCCGATCGAAGCTGATCGGTATGGGAATCGTCTGCGGTATGCAGGTGCAGCCCTATCCGCAAGGCTTACAAATCACCAAAGGTCTGGGAATCACTTCTGAGGGGTTTTTGATCCAAGCGGGTAATTTCAATGCCACGCATTACAGACCCTATTCCCTACCTGAAGGGGTAGATTACAACCCTTTCAAAAACGAAGACTACGAAGCGAGCCTTTTTGAATTGCTTACAGAGGTGCCTACAGACAGTACTGCTGTGAAGAAACTGAATAATCCGGCCAATTTTCTTAACGATAAATATGTACTGATTTTTATAGAGATTTTCGACAAAGACCTCAAATCCTGCCTTGGAAATGCCTGCGATGACCGTGGTCAGGATCGGCTTTTTACACTCAGAAGATTGGTAGTAACTGGAAGCGATCTGGATAAAATCCTTACAAAATCGTCCAACGTCAAATCGCCCTTTCCAAGTGTTTTGGATTTGCCGGAATTCTCTGTTCAAAAACCACTTTTCTATCCCGGAAAACCTGAGTCTAATGAATATGGAGCCTTTGTCAACTATTACCAAAAGCTCATTGGGTTAACCCTCAGCAAGGACTTTTTTGAGGCATTATCCCTTTCATATAAGCTATTCGAGCCGATTTTGAGCAAAAGTTACAGCTTCGAAAACCCTCTTGAATCAGGTGCTATCCAAAATAAAATTGCTGATATTATGGCTATGGTTGAGGCAAGCCCAGATGATATTCAAGGCATCCAATATCTCTTGGATTTTGCCAAAGAACTAGTCAAAGCTTACAGCGAGTTCAGAAAATCCGCCATGGAGCTTTGGTACAATTGTGTTACAGACAGCTCCCTTTTTCCGCTTCACCTGATGTTGGGAAGGGCTATAACCAGTTCAGAAACCCAAGCACAATTCCTGAAATACAGACATGGCTTTGTGCAGCCTCCGATTTTCAATCTTCAGAAACTATTGGCAGAAACCTGTATTCAGCGACATCGCAGAATGATTATGCTGATTGAGAAACTGGAAACAGGGATTTTCAAAAAAGGAGAAAGCGAAAAATTCCCTATCAAAATCACTCCTTCGGGTGAAAAGCTTGGAATTCTTGGTGATCGAGCCATTCCATATTATTACGAAATCAAGTCGAAAAGTGCGGTTTCCAAATGGTTTTCATTGGAAGAAAACTGGGCGGATCCAGGAAACTTCCAGATGCACTCCACTTATCGGGTCGGTATTCAGTCTTACGACAATCAGCCAGATGAGGAAGTAACTGAAGCGAAATCTCCTTTGGAAACCCCCTTGTTCTATGACATTGAAAGCTATCCATTTCTCAGAATCGAGGGGCATCTCAACAAGGAGATTGACGCAGCCGTTAACCAGATCAAAAAACTGATCCTCCAGTTCAATTTACCTATACATGTGGAAGTCCTTCACTTGGGAGAAAGTGAGGAAACTGAGTACCTAGAGGATTGCGGCTGGAATGACTTGCAGGAAGAATATGCTTTCCAACGAAGGATTGTCGCCGGGTTCATTCAGGATCTCAAGGAACTTTTTGATTATGCGACTGAATATGCAAAGCAGGAGGATGGTGAGGATGATTTCACAAAGGATGAATTCTACCTAATAGCATCTGAGACTTTAGAATTGCTGCTGTCTATGGCCAAGGCACTTCCAGAATGTCTGAAAGACCTGAATTGGCTTGCTTTCCAAAATGCCTATAAACAACTCTTGCAGCTTTTGATAGATTTTGTACTCATTGAGCAAAAGCTTCTTCAGGAAATAAAAGTGAAAGATGGGAATGAGAAGGAACTTGAATTTATCAACGGCATTATGGCCAGACTTTCCCCTTTCCTTTATCAGATTTTGGATCTTCTTTTCTTTGCGAAGCTCCAGCGAGTTTACGTCAGCTATCAATCCAGAATCAAAGTCCTGATCCAGTCCAATCAGTTTGCCAATTATCTGAAAAAGCACAATGGCCTGACCCATGAAGCTGGAGTGTACAAAAACGGAACATTTTTCCTGCTTCATGATCCCAAGCAAAAAAGGATTATCGGTGACTTCAGCCTACCTTATTATTGTTGCGAGTGCACGCCTTGCATAGAACCTTGTGGAGAAAACAGCATCGTATTGCCTCCATTCGCAAGGCCGGATTATGCGATCGCATTCACAGAGAGACAAATCAGAATTGATATTACAGGCAATGATTTCTTGACCAATGGACGTGAATATGAAGTAATCCTGGTGGGTGATAGCTCGGCACAAAATGGCAAAGTGGAAAAAGACCCAGAAAGCAACAGTTTCAGATACACTTCAGCATCCGGCTTTACAGGAATTGATTCCTTCCAATACATTTTGAGAGATAAAGTGAGCAGGGAAAGTGATCAGGGGAAAGTCACTATCTGGGTTCGAGGCGAGCAGGGATGTTATTCCATTGATGTTTTGAATTGTTGGGGAATAGATAGGGTACGAGAAACGCTAAAAATAAGGGAAATCGAAGCCTCTGATGAGCCTGATGCACGAGCTGTAGAGTTGTTGCTAGGAGATCTCAACAAGACTAACGGATTCACTTTGGATGAAATACGTTCCAATGTTCTCGAAGATCAGGAGTCTAGAATTCGACTCCTAAGCTGTTTAAATATTACAACAGACGGGCTGAGCTACGAACAACTAGAGCAAGCAATTTTAAATCATCAGGCCAAGAATTGTGGTGGCATAATCAATCCGGATTGTACTTCTATGGGTGTAAGGGGAAGGGTTGTCACTGTAGACGGTTCGTCTATGTATGAAGTTAGAGTCTCGATCAAGGACACAGAAATTGAGACATACACCAGTGATAATGGTACTTATGAAATTCAGTTTCCTTCACCAAATCAAACAGTGCTATTTGAACAGAAAGGATTTGAAAACCAAGAAGTAAAAGTTTGTAGCCAAGAGGTGGTCAACATCACGATGGTACCTCGTGCGATTCCGGCTAGAGAATGCTATTCTACCGAAATCATCTCGGATTGGGATGGCGAATTTATACAAATTCTTGCTAGAACACGGGGCGTCACCTATTCATCAAGCAATTCAGAGTTGACTTACGCCAATTTATTGGAAAGTTTACGGTCCACCGCAGGATTTACTTCCACTGAGCTTCGTGAATCCTTAGCAAATAATCCAGGATTCCTAAGAATGATTTTGGAAAGTGTTGGGACTGATACCTCTAGTCTTAGTCCTGAAGAGTACGCCAATTACATAGAAGAATATCAAAGTTACTATTGCGGCGCAAGTAGAAGGGAAGCCATAATTATCGATGCAACACGGCTACCAGAGGACGAATTGAGAAAATACTTGGATGCAAAGAATGTAGTCTATCTCCCTGGCGCTGATAAAAACGTATTGGTAGAAACTTTCAAAGCCTCCACGACAGATTCCTCCATCAGCAGAAAGGATCTAGAACTCTTTAAAAAAGACACGCTGCTAAAAATCTCGGAAGAGAAGTCAATAGAAGTAGCCACTTCTGACACCAAAGCGAAATTGATCGACAAACTACTAGGCAAATAA
- a CDS encoding baseplate J/gp47 family protein has product MSKDCNDLTLPGNGSSRAQRLLKSLLPDYVRVDERKMEDLQDFAVKIASELKFFNSSNNWADDEDWKGFFDQKIEENQLTNPHFALFLAFLKLFSFAQEDINTLTQRHLDFYYRDVLRLKEKPAVNDQVYLILKLAKHIQAHLLPANTTFKAGKDDSGKEILFHTESQNVLNKAEVTSLFALYKDQNGRFYKSPIANSADGIGGELLSEEKQWKSFGRPSGLFPDQDRELATIGFAVASPILLMGEGRRKISLRLTIEEQEGLLDRLKLLPLDATFSIWFSGEEEWIPATIGWENEEDDLESKILDFLNNASTWDDIAGIEPMVGPVLDDPEKGDHRPFKGYDIGEITAKNILNRRNSLSGGKFSSVAQVKDVRGMGEDKYHDLEYTFRQTKHLLKNGSDGIELTLNCQLLPEDPAVINYSEEVLMQKFRTTSPVMKVNLANTTQSYGYEILKDCVVKNASLSIKVEGVENLILQNDQSILPIGKNIKPFGFRPVKGSNFYIGSKEAFGKSPKSLILNLQWHALPEASTGFSDHYDNYDDPPERKNQSFSAAVDFLEKKEWKSIGTNKTLFAGNNDALLNPSKTIFLDGAHWTGIKANPKLEEFSEWSPASNRGFIRLKLNSPDFGHKDYPLIFAREALVPDGGGDLPKEPYTPELQSVSLDYSSEETLDISAKELEGFFHIGAFGEAKLEGENAIPLLPEYENEGELMIGLRDHQKSQNIQLLIQVLDGTANPEKPVLNVRWSYLTGNQWKEFDQYSLLTDETNGLIQSGLLAFAMPREAYTSHTILPEATTWIKASVGSDSDAIPDFIAVLAQAVKVTYESNENDPLRIAKSISAETISKLQIGNSAINKIQQPFSSFGGKTEESSKDFYQRISERLRHKQRAITLWDYEHLVLEQFPEVYQVKCLNHTSYDGDLTKYKALAPRNVTLVIISNVQNKNAVDPLRPKASVAQIEAIRNFIRAIYPPAVYLHVVNPVFEEIQVKTKVKFHSWADKNFFARKLEDDLKAFLSPWAFEADFNWTFSESLHSSVVLHFVEKLDYVDYLTCFELYHLVINPVSGELLSRTRVEAAKGSRGVSVLGSVGTLGTYGDHLIEVLETNDCLCEDNEIKPAASIASVEEEDLDEEF; this is encoded by the coding sequence TTTACTATAGAGATGTGCTTAGGCTGAAAGAAAAACCGGCAGTTAATGACCAGGTCTATCTGATCCTGAAGTTGGCCAAGCATATTCAAGCTCATTTATTACCAGCTAATACTACTTTCAAAGCAGGAAAAGATGATTCAGGAAAAGAAATACTTTTTCACACCGAAAGCCAGAACGTTCTTAATAAAGCCGAAGTAACCTCGCTTTTTGCACTTTATAAAGATCAAAATGGCAGGTTTTATAAATCCCCAATTGCTAACTCAGCGGATGGAATAGGTGGGGAATTACTGAGTGAAGAAAAACAATGGAAAAGTTTCGGTCGGCCTTCCGGGTTGTTTCCAGACCAGGATAGGGAATTAGCCACCATTGGGTTTGCAGTGGCATCTCCCATTCTTTTGATGGGTGAAGGAAGGCGAAAAATATCCCTTAGGCTTACTATAGAAGAGCAGGAAGGTCTTCTTGACCGGCTGAAATTGCTCCCGCTCGATGCAACTTTCTCTATTTGGTTCAGCGGTGAAGAGGAATGGATTCCGGCTACCATAGGCTGGGAAAATGAGGAGGATGACTTGGAAAGTAAGATTCTGGATTTTCTAAACAATGCCTCAACATGGGATGATATAGCAGGTATCGAACCCATGGTCGGGCCGGTTTTGGATGACCCTGAGAAAGGTGATCACAGACCTTTCAAAGGCTATGATATCGGTGAAATCACCGCCAAGAATATACTGAACAGAAGAAATTCACTTTCAGGAGGAAAGTTCTCTTCTGTAGCCCAAGTCAAGGACGTAAGAGGGATGGGCGAGGACAAATACCACGACCTGGAATATACTTTTCGGCAAACCAAGCATCTGCTTAAAAATGGCTCTGACGGGATAGAACTGACACTAAATTGCCAGCTTTTACCTGAGGATCCCGCCGTGATCAACTATTCGGAAGAAGTCTTGATGCAGAAATTCAGGACGACCTCACCAGTGATGAAAGTGAATCTGGCCAATACCACCCAAAGTTATGGGTATGAAATCTTGAAGGATTGTGTAGTAAAAAACGCCTCGCTTTCTATAAAAGTAGAAGGGGTAGAAAATCTGATTTTACAAAATGATCAAAGCATTCTTCCCATTGGAAAAAACATCAAACCCTTTGGATTCAGACCAGTCAAAGGCTCTAACTTTTACATCGGAAGCAAGGAAGCTTTTGGTAAAAGCCCGAAATCTCTAATACTAAACCTCCAGTGGCATGCGCTCCCGGAAGCCTCCACAGGCTTTTCTGATCACTATGACAACTACGATGACCCGCCGGAAAGAAAAAATCAGAGTTTCAGCGCAGCTGTGGATTTTTTGGAGAAAAAAGAATGGAAGTCTATAGGTACTAACAAGACACTATTCGCAGGAAATAATGATGCATTACTAAACCCAAGCAAAACCATTTTTCTGGATGGTGCGCATTGGACAGGTATCAAAGCCAATCCAAAACTGGAGGAATTCAGCGAATGGTCGCCTGCCAGCAACCGGGGATTTATACGCCTGAAACTCAATTCTCCGGATTTTGGACACAAAGACTACCCGTTGATTTTCGCCAGAGAGGCATTAGTTCCGGATGGAGGAGGAGATCTTCCAAAAGAACCTTACACTCCAGAACTTCAATCGGTCAGTCTGGATTACAGCTCGGAAGAAACTTTGGACATTTCCGCAAAGGAACTGGAAGGCTTTTTCCACATTGGAGCTTTTGGTGAGGCGAAGCTGGAAGGTGAGAACGCCATTCCACTTTTGCCAGAATATGAGAATGAGGGAGAGTTGATGATCGGCCTACGTGATCACCAAAAATCCCAGAATATACAGCTCCTGATTCAGGTTCTTGACGGAACGGCAAATCCTGAAAAACCAGTCCTAAATGTCAGATGGAGCTATTTGACAGGAAATCAATGGAAGGAATTTGATCAATATTCCTTGCTGACTGATGAGACCAATGGCTTGATCCAAAGTGGGCTCTTGGCTTTTGCCATGCCACGTGAGGCATATACCTCTCATACGATTCTTCCGGAAGCTACTACTTGGATCAAAGCATCTGTGGGTTCGGATTCTGATGCCATTCCGGATTTCATTGCGGTTTTAGCCCAAGCAGTAAAAGTCACTTACGAGTCAAACGAAAATGACCCTTTACGGATAGCGAAATCCATTTCTGCGGAAACTATCTCCAAGCTACAAATCGGTAATAGTGCCATCAACAAAATACAACAGCCCTTTTCCTCTTTTGGAGGAAAGACAGAAGAATCCTCCAAGGACTTTTACCAAAGGATCAGCGAACGCCTTCGACACAAGCAACGGGCGATCACCCTGTGGGATTATGAGCATTTGGTTTTGGAGCAGTTCCCGGAAGTTTACCAGGTCAAATGCCTGAATCATACCTCATACGATGGGGATCTGACCAAATACAAAGCTTTGGCACCAAGAAATGTGACGTTGGTTATCATTTCCAATGTGCAAAACAAAAACGCTGTGGATCCTTTGAGACCAAAAGCAAGTGTGGCGCAGATTGAAGCAATCCGGAATTTCATCAGGGCCATTTACCCACCGGCTGTTTACCTGCATGTGGTCAATCCGGTTTTCGAGGAAATTCAGGTGAAAACCAAAGTAAAATTTCATTCCTGGGCCGATAAGAATTTTTTCGCCAGAAAGCTGGAAGACGACCTCAAAGCATTCCTTTCCCCATGGGCATTTGAAGCTGATTTCAACTGGACTTTCAGCGAATCGCTGCATAGTTCTGTGGTACTACATTTTGTAGAAAAACTCGATTACGTGGATTACTTGACCTGTTTTGAACTGTATCATTTGGTGATCAACCCGGTTTCTGGAGAACTTCTTTCGCGTACGCGGGTGGAAGCGGCAAAAGGCAGCAGAGGCGTTTCAGTGTTGGGTTCTGTGGGGACTTTAGGCACTTATGGAGATCACTTGATCGAAGTTTTGGAAACAAACGATTGCTTGTGTGAAGACAATGAAATCAAACCTGCTGCGAGTATCGCATCGGTAGAGGAAGAGGATTTGGATGAAGAATTTTGA